A region of Fimbriimonadaceae bacterium DNA encodes the following proteins:
- the pntB gene encoding NAD(P) transhydrogenase subunit beta produces MSSHDLINIAYLLTAVTFMLALKLMNGPKTARQGNLLAAAGMGIALVATFFLRDPQGNPAIGNLGWIALAFVVGSILGAWSARTVQMTAMPQMVALFNGLGGGAVALVALAEYPHLFGEASADAMPLAVRLTTTVLSLLIGCISFSGSLIAFAKLQELMTGRPLTFPGQKAVNFLLFVATIALIVMLLSGVQQNPIFYGLLAASLVLGVTLVLPIGGADMPVVISLLNSFTGCAAGLAGFVLGNTALLIGGGLVGASGLILTLEMCKAMNRPLSNVIFGAFGSDVSAIGGASSTHTGTVRSYSVEDAAIIFSSANSVVIVPGYGMAVAQAQHVVKELATKLMEKGIDVKYAIHPVAGRMPGHMNVLLAEADVPYEQLHDLDEINPSFPETDVALVIGANDVVNPAARYDKSSPIYGMPILDVDKARTVIVSKRSMNPGFAGIDNELFLLPNTIMVFGNAKTTMAKLVSAVDAI; encoded by the coding sequence GTGAGCAGTCATGACCTGATCAATATCGCCTATCTCCTTACCGCCGTCACCTTCATGCTGGCGCTCAAGCTGATGAACGGCCCAAAGACGGCGCGCCAAGGCAACCTGCTGGCCGCCGCCGGCATGGGCATCGCCCTGGTCGCAACCTTCTTCCTCCGCGACCCCCAAGGCAATCCCGCGATTGGGAACCTCGGCTGGATCGCTCTCGCCTTTGTCGTGGGTTCGATACTGGGCGCATGGTCCGCCCGCACCGTCCAGATGACGGCGATGCCGCAAATGGTGGCGCTGTTCAATGGTCTTGGCGGCGGCGCGGTGGCTCTGGTCGCGCTAGCCGAATACCCGCACCTGTTTGGTGAGGCTTCGGCCGATGCCATGCCACTCGCCGTGCGGCTGACGACGACGGTGCTGAGCCTCCTGATTGGCTGTATCAGCTTCTCGGGCAGCCTGATCGCCTTCGCCAAGCTCCAAGAGCTCATGACCGGACGGCCACTAACCTTCCCCGGCCAGAAGGCAGTCAACTTTCTCCTCTTTGTCGCGACCATCGCGCTCATCGTGATGCTGCTCTCGGGTGTCCAACAGAATCCAATCTTCTATGGGCTGCTTGCGGCATCCCTGGTGCTCGGAGTCACGCTCGTGCTGCCGATAGGCGGCGCGGACATGCCGGTCGTGATCTCCCTGCTCAACTCGTTCACGGGCTGTGCGGCCGGCCTTGCCGGCTTCGTACTCGGCAACACCGCCCTCCTTATCGGCGGTGGCCTGGTGGGAGCAAGCGGTCTTATCCTGACACTCGAAATGTGCAAGGCGATGAATCGCCCGCTAAGTAACGTCATCTTCGGCGCCTTCGGCTCCGATGTGTCGGCCATTGGCGGCGCTTCTTCCACCCATACGGGAACGGTCAGAAGCTACTCGGTCGAGGACGCCGCCATCATCTTCTCCAGCGCAAACTCCGTGGTCATCGTCCCCGGTTACGGCATGGCCGTCGCCCAGGCCCAGCACGTGGTGAAGGAACTGGCCACAAAATTGATGGAGAAGGGCATCGACGTCAAGTACGCGATCCACCCCGTCGCCGGACGCATGCCCGGTCATATGAACGTGCTGCTCGCCGAAGCGGATGTGCCGTACGAGCAGCTCCATGACCTCGACGAGATTAACCCCAGCTTCCCGGAGACGGACGTGGCCCTGGTTATTGGCGCGAACGATGTCGTGAACCCGGCCGCGCGCTACGACAAGAGCAGCCCCATCTATGGCATGCCGATCTTGGATGTCGACAAGGCCCGCACCGTCATCGTCTCCAAACGAAGCATGAACCCGGGCTTTGCCGGTATCGACAACGAGCTCTTCCTGCTGCCCAACACGATCATGGTGTTCGGGAACGCGAAGACGACGATGGCCAAGCTGGTCAGCGCGGTCGACGCGATCTAG
- the pntAA gene encoding NAD(P) transhydrogenase subunit alpha part 1, with amino-acid sequence MIIAVPKETSPGERRVALSPEGVKSLVSENVKVNVEAGAGDGAFFADKDYADVGATICGGYGDTVGNADLVLKVTPPIVESGEVAGLRKGSALISFLFPISNPPIVHALAEAGIDAFAMDLMPRISRAQVMDALSSMSTIGGYKASLLAADHVTRFFPMLMTAAGTMPPARVFVLGAGVAGLQAIATCKRLGAIVEAFDVRPAVKEQVESLGGKFIGMSLLSEEAEDVGGYAKEVTGDTHAKELELIASRLPQSDAVITTALIPGKRAPILITNDMLERMKPGSVVVDLAAPAGGNCEATVPGEVVQHNGVSVVGRVDLISSMASDASKMYSKNLTAFLALLIKEGKLEWDMEDEIVKGTLVTHEGKIVHDVTRLALQSGGGA; translated from the coding sequence ATGATCATCGCAGTACCGAAAGAAACTTCGCCAGGAGAACGAAGGGTCGCACTCTCACCAGAAGGAGTGAAATCCCTCGTTTCCGAAAATGTCAAAGTCAATGTTGAAGCAGGCGCCGGAGACGGCGCTTTTTTTGCGGATAAGGATTATGCCGATGTGGGCGCCACCATATGCGGCGGTTATGGAGATACCGTTGGTAACGCCGACCTCGTCCTCAAAGTGACCCCACCGATCGTGGAAAGCGGTGAGGTTGCGGGTCTGAGGAAGGGATCGGCCCTGATCAGTTTCCTGTTCCCCATAAGCAACCCACCGATCGTCCATGCCCTGGCCGAAGCCGGCATCGACGCCTTCGCCATGGACCTCATGCCGAGGATTTCACGCGCCCAGGTCATGGACGCCCTCAGCTCGATGAGCACCATCGGCGGCTATAAGGCGTCCCTCTTGGCAGCCGACCACGTCACCCGGTTCTTTCCGATGCTCATGACCGCCGCCGGCACGATGCCGCCTGCCCGAGTATTCGTTCTCGGCGCCGGGGTAGCTGGCCTCCAGGCGATCGCTACCTGCAAGCGTCTGGGAGCGATCGTGGAGGCATTCGACGTGCGGCCCGCCGTCAAGGAGCAGGTGGAAAGCCTTGGTGGGAAGTTTATCGGGATGTCGCTCCTTAGTGAGGAGGCAGAGGACGTCGGCGGCTACGCCAAAGAAGTGACCGGCGACACCCACGCGAAGGAGCTTGAGCTGATTGCCAGCCGGTTGCCGCAGTCCGACGCCGTCATCACGACGGCCCTGATTCCCGGCAAGCGCGCGCCGATCCTCATCACGAACGACATGCTCGAGAGGATGAAGCCGGGATCGGTGGTGGTGGATTTGGCCGCCCCTGCCGGCGGCAACTGTGAGGCAACCGTTCCCGGCGAAGTCGTTCAGCACAACGGCGTATCGGTCGTTGGACGGGTCGACCTTATCTCGTCGATGGCATCGGATGCCAGCAAGATGTATTCGAAGAACCTCACCGCGTTTCTCGCCCTGCTGATCAAGGAAGGCAAATTGGAATGGGACATGGAAGACGAAATCGTTAAGGGCACCTTGGTGACTCACGAGGGGAAGATCGTTCACGACGTCACGCGCTTGGCGCTGCAATCGGGAGGTGGGGCATGA
- the pntA gene encoding NAD(P) transhydrogenase subunit alpha — translation MTLIAVVTIFILAVFVGLEVIAKVPQTLHTPLMSATNAIHGVILIGGVIVLGQATDTLSIIIGFAATLFGVLNVVGGFVVTDRMLEMFKRKPKKEVAREQS, via the coding sequence ATGACGCTGATTGCCGTTGTAACCATCTTTATCCTCGCCGTGTTTGTGGGGCTGGAGGTCATCGCCAAAGTGCCTCAAACCCTCCATACGCCCTTGATGTCGGCGACCAACGCCATCCACGGCGTCATCCTGATCGGCGGCGTGATCGTCCTCGGCCAAGCCACTGATACCCTTTCGATCATCATCGGCTTCGCGGCCACTCTGTTCGGCGTCCTCAACGTCGTCGGCGGATTCGTGGTAACCGACCGGATGCTTGAGATGTTCAAGCGAAAGCCCAAGAAGGAGGTGGCTCGTGAGCAGTCATGA